The Rosa rugosa chromosome 1, drRosRugo1.1, whole genome shotgun sequence genomic sequence GAATTTCTGTTTGCTATAggggaaaaaaataaagagaagcAAATATAACAATAACAAACTTTAACATCAAATCTAGAGAATATTTCAATAACTATTGTCAACAGGCACAAGCTGTATAGCTTCACTGTAGGTATAAATAATGACAAACATAATGGCACTACCATACGAAAGCAAGTGTAAGTAGCAATAAGAAAAAGTTAGAAGCGTCAAGTACTATACCTCATCATCCTTAATGCATCCTTTCGTATCCTCAAGTAAACATCATCCTCTTCCCACTCAGGTTCAATGGGTACAGACTCCAGACTCCCAGTAGTCAGTTTCACATTTCCAGTACCATTAGAAAGCTTTGGTCCATATAAATCATTGTCATTTAACCATTCTATGTTATTCTCTTTGAGACATTTCTCAATAGTAGAGCTGAGTCCAGCAATATCAGCAGCAGATTCTGAAGGAAAACTTTTATCCCTTGTTTTATCGCTCAAGGAAGCATCTGAACTGGAATCTATTTTTGAAATGTTGGTTTCCTTATTCTCTTCAGATCTGCTCGGGGAGACCATTGTTTTTAATAAATTTGAGGCCTTAGTAATATCATTATCCACTGCAGCCATAATATCCTCCACCAAACTATCATCAGCCCAAGAGTAAAGATCCTTGATCTTCTTTATGGAAGATCTCTGATCTTCCATGGAAGTATGCTTCCTACTAGAATTTCCATCTAATAAGGATCTTTTACCATCCCTATTCTCTGCCAAAGATACAACATGTGCAGAAGAGAGGAATACAGATGAGAAAGGTTTGCTTGGAACCTCATTATTCCTCAGTGCATTTTCACAAGGGTGCAGAGACGTGATAGTGGGAGCTATAGGAGGGAAAGGGTCCTTGTCAATTTGAGGCTCAAGGCCTTTTTTCTGACGCTGCTTGAGGTCAAAGGCAGCCCAACCACGAGACTTCGCCTGTTGTTGTGACATCTGCCTTTATGAACGTATAGAAAAAATAGTCAAGTACAAGTCACTACGCTAGCAAGATGAGTTCGTAACTTGTACTGACCCACCGACACTTAATGAAATCAGGAGCCTGCCATGCAGGGAAATATAAAACTAGAAATGttagagaaaaacaaaaaaacaaaatcaatcatGTCATTTAGAGAGTTTACAGAAGTTACGCAGTACCCAAAAATTTCTAGCGAGTGTAAATTATATATACCAAATGCCATCACAATTCCACCCAACCCCCTCATCCCATACATTGAACCTTTCTTCTTCACtaataaaaggttctctctcatcaggaacaaaaacaaagagagaagaaaaaaaaaatgatatttcCAAATGTAAAACACATCATGTTTTCTTTGATCTTAACATACACTGTCAGATACTTAACATATGCATTTATCAACAGATGCTTAGTTCTATCTAACATGACTGTGAAGCTCTTATTCGTGCCGAATATTGGCAAGTCATACTCAAGCTTTTTACAAACTAGAAACTTAGCCAACGTATGAACATAACCTAATGCCTCATAAACTTTATAAACAACACATCATTCCACCTGATACGAGTTTCGTTTGTAATGAGGGCCTCTAGTGttatcttcatttctttcctaTAGTTGTGTACAGAATTAGTATCTACTGCAGCGAATGAAACttcaattcaacttgaattcAGCTAAAGTTTAcaacttggaaaaaaaaaaaaaaaaaaaacactatgcACCCATTGAACACCCTATAAGCTTTGTGGGGGAAAAAAGCACAAAGGGTTTTATCTTGCAGATAACAGCAAGCAGAGGACATTAATTTGAAAGAAGAAAGCATAAAAATGGTACCTTGATTTGTATGTACGAAATTCGATGATGGGTGCTATTTGGGAAGACTACTCCAAGGCGTTAATCGATCAGACGGCTGAGATTTGACCGGACTTGCAGGGAAGATGGGAGCTTTGAACAACTTGGGTGACTCCGACGAACTAGTTTTGCATGTGATATCCATAAAATCTGATTGAGATTTGGAGCAAAACTGGAGACTTGCGAACAAGGATAGAGATAGAAGAAGGTAAAAGAGGATTTTGTTTcgattttttgttttaaaagaGAAGCCGCATGTTCTGACTTCTGAAAATAACCGTTAACCGCCGCGCTGTCTCTCCCTCAAGCAATCAAAGCTCAACAAAGGAAAAGTTGGTTCTTTTTTGGAAAACTTAATTCCCGATTTGCCCTCACTTGACCTTACAAGGAGTTGTCGAGTTGGCAAACTAGCGAGCTTTCACGTCTGTGTACCCCGGGTTCCAGGTTCGATTTCAGCTGAAAATATATGTGGTTAGGAAGCTCACGTCCGAAGTGGATTACTCTTCTCAGTTGTCAGGTTAGGGGGAAATCActctaaataaaataaaaaattgtccCGTTTAATGGGAGAAAGTTTGAGAAGAATTCGTGGAGGAGACTAGAATTGGCGATCTCTACTTGGGAAAAAGTTTCAATCTAAGGAATATTTGGTATGAAACGTTAGTCCGAACCCCGTTCGAGTGATGTCTCGGCGGCTTTTTGAAGCTGGCATCGCCGACTTGGATTGTACCAGTTAATGTGTTGGACCTTTTATTGGGTTTATACGTTAACATCGATAACATCGATCTAGTTTTTCTAAAGTTTAATTTCCTTATAATGATTATTTGATTGAGCACATGTGGAAATTAACTGGCCTGATAAGAATTAAAACTTTCGAAAATTACATGTAAGTGTCATTTTAAAACTTTAATTAGCTATAAGGTCATCTAAGTttttttgtacacataaggccacttttATATTCAAACTTTTAACTCTATGACAATTGTACCCTTTCACAATTTCTGACCTCTCAATTTATAATATCTCTCTctggttttaaaaaaaaaaagcctctctctctctctctctcaaactgaGATGCCGTTGCAGACCTCACGAGCTTACCGGCGACGACCTGGAGGCATGGCACGACTCTCCCTAGCAAACCAAATCGATGCCATTGCTCGCCGACGACGACCTAGAGGCAAGGCGAGACTGACAAACCGATGCCGTTGCATACCTCACAATCGCTAGTGACGACTTGGAGACATGGCGCGATCTACACAACAAAGTCGTCATGGTCTCCGGCTCTTCGACGAGGCCCTCCACCGCCGCCATCGCCTCTTCCTCCACCTCACCTGCATCAGAACCCTAAACGAGCATTGATTCTCCGGCGACGACGACAAGGCCCGCGACCTCTTCATCTCTAATCGAAAATCCCCAACCGGAAAGTCTCTCTGGCTCTTCGTCATGTCCTACAGGTCGGAAGATATGAGTGATGTCGATTGGGAGCTCATAGCTGAGGAGCATGAATGATGTGGTAAACTTCTCTCTTTGGCTTTGGGTTCTGATTTTGCGTTAGTTTTTAGGAATTGGTTAGTGTTTAATTCAATTGTGATTGATGATTGCAGGTTAAGGTTTCATATAATTGCATTGCAAGTTGATAATCATTGTTTCTGATGTTTAATGTTtccattttgttattttttcaaaCTGAAATTCTAGAAGGGAATCTCAGGTCGAGATTTGGTAGATGCAGCTACTTTGCTTGAGCAAGTAAATTGGCCTCATTCATTTAGGAATAATGCCGCAGAGATTTGGGAATGATGTGTTTGGATGATTGacattttatttgtttattcatTTAGGACTAATTGGAGTTGTGTTTGGCTTAAATGCGTTTTGATGTTGATGTACTTATAATTGCTTTTCCTATATATGGTCAGAATATATCTCTTTAGATGAAGGTTTGGGGAGTTTTTGCTGAAGTCAATGAAAAGGGCCTTGTAATTAGTCTTCCAGGGGTCTTGTCGACATATCTTCTGATGCTTTTGAtcttattttggatgatgaaACTAAGGTGATAATCAACCCATTAGCTTTTGAGATCTTGGCAATTCTTTTTTATTGTCTAAAGCTTCTCTCATTGTTCTTTCGTGCAGTTTTGAAATACTCCGAAGTCTCATATGTGATGCGGGAAGTAAAAGTGAGAAGAAGAGAGCAAATTGAGACAAAAGAAAATGCTGGATAAGGAATGCAGTATGAAGTAACTTTTAGTGTTGGTGAGAATAACATTTAatgttggtgatagtagcttttacTATTGGTGATAGATAGAAAATAGTTTTCAATTGTCGGATTTTGTTTATATTTGCAATGCATGGTTTATGTAATTTGAATCCAATTGCTGAACTTTCTGTTAAGAAGGATTACTTTATCAAGTCCttgttgtgtttggttgaaATCGGAGTGTTTTGATGTTTTGATTGGAGTGTTTGGAGTGTTTTTATCAAGTCCGTTTCATTTTGATAGATTTCACGTTAGTAACTCTTTATAACTGTTACAGTGGTTTTTCAACaaggtgatagtagctttctatGTCTCTGTTTGTATATTTTCAAGCTGAtgttagtagcttttgttataaTGGCTTTTTAGCACATTGACAGTAGCTTTCGACATTtattgtaatagattttcacaACTATGGTAGTAGATTTTTAAAACTATGGAAGTAGCTTTTATTTTCATAGCTTCGTTAGACTTTGAGAATAGCTTTCTCAGTCTATGAGAGTAGTTTTTTTTCTACTTGGTAgtagtttttggtttttgtgagAGTAGGTCTTGGTGTTGGTTAGTgtagtttttgttttgcttgatagtagcttttggtgatggtgagagtagcttttgttactggTGATGGTGCCAGTAGCcatttgttgctggtgagagtatctttttgtgtttgtgacagtagcttttgttaatAGTGTTAGTAACTTTTGATTTTTGGGAGCGTATCTTTTAtttgtgacagtagcttttgttaatggtaatagtagcttttgtgactgccgaaaatctcaccagcgtagcttttgttgctagtaacagtagcttttattgctagtgatagtagcttttgtgacctcgcaggaggttgccggaaatttcatcagagtagcttttgttgctagccacagtagcttttgttgctagccacagtagcttttggtgttagtgacagtagcttttgtggtcgccgaAGTTTGCCGGAGGTTggccggagacccgccggaagttggccggaagtcgaccggagacccgccggaggTCTGTcggagttgaccggagacctcgccggagaggagagagagaatggttgttgactttttactgtAGTGgtatttatgtaaatatattagtttttatgttcaaaatataacaccatttttaatttagtagccttatgagggaaaaaattagttggtgaccttatgactaaaaaaacatttaaagatgcacttatatgtaattaactcttAAAACTTCCTGTCTAGTTGTTTCACCTGTTTAGCAATATGGATTTCTATGGATTGGAAATTTCAATTCCTATCAGAGTAGGATGTTGATGCATAAAATTTCGGGAGGAAGATTACCCAACATATAATCTCCCACCTTCAATCTTCGAGAAGCGCTAGACGCATCCATCTTGCAATTAATCATTGGGAGAAGGGAcctgcaaaacagaaaaatactCCGACACCTAAGTAAATATCAATTCCAGAAGATTATAAAAAGAAATTTGATTGATACTTGTTACCGTTGTTACCCCTCCTGCCCCCTGATTCCTCCATAAGCTTGTCAATTTATAGTCATTAATTCCTTGATCCTTACTTCATGGTTCTTGGCCCTTACTCCATGTTGTAATGGGAGGAGTAGTGTTTGCACGTTATCCACTACTCTATCGTGTTTTATCGTCTTTCTTTTATCTAGTTGTTAGTCACTTTAGGGCTTTGATCATCGACCTTGGTTTGATGGTGGGGgcccaaaaataaaattttacacccccacaatgcccccCTTTTCCTTTCTGTACAAGCTCCGAGTGCAGAAGGAAAAACGATCAGTTACCGGATacttaaaaagaaataaattatTAGTCCATAAGGGTAAATAAGAGCAACAACAATTCCATGCctcaaccaaaaaaaataaaacaagagcATATACGCGGAATATTAcgataaaaaaaaagataatgaaTGAGAATCCAAACCCTTTATTTCTATCTCGATAGAATATTTGACACCTTTAAGGCACTAACTCTATGTTTGCAAGGACACACTGTTTAACATAGCGAGGACAACCCATTTGAAGTCTCGGGGACTCACTGTTTAATGTCACGAGGACAAACCATTTAAAGTATTGGGGGCTCACTGTTTAGCATCGTGAGGACGTATAATTTAACGTCTCGGGGACTCACTGTTTAACGTCGCGGGGACGAACCATTTAATGTCTCGGAGACTCACTGTTTAACGTCGCGACGACGTATCATTTAACGTCTTGGGGACTCACTATTTAACATCGCGGGGACGAACCATCTAATGTCTCGGAGACTCACTGTTTAACGTCATGGGGACGAACCATTTAATGTCTCGGAGACTCACTTGTTTAACATCACAAGGACGAACCATTTAATGTCTCGGGGACTCACTTATTTAACATCGCTAGAACAAACCATTTAATGTCTCGGGGACTCACTAGTTTAATATCGAAAGGATAAACCATTTAATGTCTCGAAGACTCACTTGTTTAATGTCGCAGGGACACTCGGTATGCCGCCTCCAAAGAGGGCACAAAACTGAAAATCATGTTAGCGAACAAATGCAATAACAAGATATTTATAACAAACTTTATATAATGTGATAAATCTTATCCGTAAATAAACAAGTTTTTCATTCAACTCCCTTAAATGCCTTGCTTTGAGTTTGGCTTCAACTCCGTCGAAATGATGTTGCCCCTAATCTAAGCTTTCATAGGTTGCCTGGTCATTATTGAGCATTGAACGACTAATGCAAACTTCACCACAATTATCATGAAACAACCATGAGAATTTTCGGCACCTTGTTTGAAATAAGTGAAAAAGATTcgctagaaaaaaaaatgctacaCTTAAGAAGTGGGATATCTAATCTTGTTGAATAGATGGGATAAGAAGTGGATATAAAATTTGACAGACAGCGACCTtattgattacacgcatttatatgcatgtaattatatctaaaacactagaaataagctaatccttgagccaattataatgtaattaatccaattttatttattgtgtaggaaataagcggaattgcggaaattGAGATAAAATGGtggaaaattgagcaaaattgATTTTCCGACAAAAAGACGAAAAAATCAACATTAGTCAACTATGGTCAATGTCAACGAGAAAGTGGACCCGATCACCCGAAGATAGTGAGTGCAATTGTATCTTGATGGGAAGAAGATTacgaagaaagaagaaaaaatgataATAAAAAGATATACAAGGAGGATGCAATCAAGATTTGGTTTAATTAAACTTTgatttaaggattaaattcagtttactcccctgaactttggggctaaaatcagtttggtccctctttttgaaaattaatctcgttggtccctatactctcaaatgacatcacccgagtccaaaatttgaatttgactcgaaagatgacgtcatgtgctgagttggagccgatatgggggcccacttttcagactTTAAACCCCACAAGGagggcaaaatagacatttccaatttttctaatttttcttctctttttttaattttttctctatattctctctctctctctctctctctctctctctctctctctctctctctctctctctctctctctctctctctctctctctctctctctctctctctctctctctctctctctctctctctctctctctctcagccttCAAGGCCCAAGCTCCACTGAGCCTAGAAGGAGTCTCAGCCTTACCCACATCGCCAAATCTACTAGCGCCGCCACCATGAATGTCACCGCCACCGCCTACTTGGTCGCCACCTCTACTTCCACTTTAGTTGTTGCAATCACCACAAAACCTGCCTCCGAGACTAGGACCACCACTCCAGTCACCAAAACCAATCTGCGCAAACAAAATCCGATCTGGGGAGATCCAAACACTCTTCTGTCACcaaccatcatcatcatccccgACAATGATACCACCACCAACGACGTCGCCCATCGTATGGAGGCCAATCACTAGCAACCAGCCAAAAACCTGAAAACCCGATTCTCCGATCAGACCAACCCGAGTCTAAGGAATCTTGCAGCCCTACGTCGACATCGTCACCCTGCCCAAACGCTGCATCGAAGAAGAGAGTGGACTCGGTGACGACGAAGAGGAGAGTGGAGTCGGCGCCGTGGCTCGTACTCGGGTTTGCATCGGTAACCCGATCCATACTCCGATTCAGGCGCTTGGTACTCCGGCTTACGACCGTAACCCGATCCGGGCTCCTGGGATCCATACTCTCCTCCACCTTTCGCACCCTCCTCATGATCGGGTCGTCCACCAAATTCGGGTCGGGGCTTGGGACGCTGGTAGCCTGCTGTACTCGTTATTGAGGGCCTCGTTGGCGTAGGCGGAGGGCTCACTGTAGGAGGAGAGATCGGGGCGTTCGTAGTCGTCTTGATCTGCGAGAGAGAGCGAgcatgagagagagaagaaaagagagaatctagagactttaaaaaaaaaaaaaaaaaaaaaaacagagagagaatacagagaaaattaaaaaaagagagaaaaaaattagaaaattggaaatgtctattttgccctCCTTGTGGGGTTTAAAATATGAAAAGTGGGTccccatgtcggctccaactcagcacatgacgtcatctttcaagtcaaattcaaattttggactcgggtgatgtcatttgagagtatagggaccaacgagattaattttcaaaaagatggaccaaactgattttagccccaaagttcaggggagtaaactgaatttaatccttgatttaATTAAACTATAGTTTAATTAAGGAGgggaggagctgcacatgcagTGCAACTAGCTGCCACCACTCTTCTTACTTTTTCCCTCAAGCCAATTTGATGGTGACATCTCACCATCACCTTATCATCCATTCTTTCCTTCACGACCAACCACACATATATTCATTCCAATTTCTTCCTCTTCGTCAAACAGTAGCCGCAACCAATcccatcactctctctctctctcggcaaCACACCCATACCACCATCTTCCTCTTTTCTCTCACACTACAACATCAAatccacaacaatttcttaagGGAGTTCAAGGAGCATCAAGATTAGAGCTTGGGTAAAAGTAagaagccataaatcaaggcttgtcataattattccatagcaatttgtgacttgttcttaTTACTTCTCACTCCTCTTGACCtttacctctttaattgatgtatattgttgttgatttgttgatgagttgtgagtagtctatttaggaaattagggtttgagccctagcatggatttaaagtaataaatatgttttgatttaatggttttcaatttcatgtttgacatatgttctattctataatatttggcttagatgcatgcttaggagcttgattaactcttgaatgtgtagatgaccatgtctagaacaaattaggggacctaatcacttctctaatttacggctaggacacttgtttggaacatggttagttacaataccaatttcgattgccgtattggctagcttaggaaccttgattctaggactcttcgccttttggtgcaactagagaccctaacaaggctctagattgtcccaattgagtttctacgacccttgatccggagtaggaataccctttaaggaatctattgacccatgagccttgaaaaaCCTTGGAtacggttcttgatgccattatgaattgaatgaccattgtcggagcatatttgtgcattaaatttggctaggaggataccctagtgacctaatttccatttcttgataagtttctattatttttacttttagttacaatttttaagtttcaattgtcaattttatttttcgcaatcaaaaatcaaatttcacaaaccactttcattgtcaATACCACTTGGTTGTGAGCTTCTGCATTTATTTGTGGTTCTCTTGACCAATTTTAGGCTTGGTTGTTCCGAGCCGGGCATGTAAATAGTTTGgtgctatttttttttaggttttatTTGTTATATTGTTAGTGACTTAGTAATCGACATAACCAAGGATTGAagttagcttttcaatccccgtgatacgataatttcgggttcaaatatttcccattctttgatgaccgtgcccttattgcgcgtaagttgcatttaagcaccaaatcaaatggcgccgttgccggggattataGTGTAATTGCTTTAATACCTCAGTTTTCGGTTGTTAGGTCACttgcattattttcttaattttagttgatttttctttgtttgtttagatatttaaaaaaaaaaagtgtttctttattttacttttcttattttgattatttcatacttgtgtgtttgtttgttgagACATTGTGATTATTTCTATTGAAGTGACGGGCCTTGTATTACTTTGTAGTGCATGTAAGACATGAGCATCGATAGCGATCGTCACCTGCCTTGACTTGTTTGCTAGTTTTTTATTAGGTTTCCTAATTAGTCGTTAGTTTCTTGAGTCGTTAGTTTTTCACTTATTCTTAGCTTTGCTTATTTTAGTTTCTTATTTAATTATTGTCTCACCTTCTCTCATTACTTCTCTCATTTATTGTGAAGTGAGAAATTGAACTCAAAGTGATTATTTTGTGAATTCTTGAGTACTTACTACATGATCATATGTTTGCAAGGTGCATGAGTAGTACCTATCAATTTGAGAAGTGGTCGTACTTTGCGAAGACTTCCTAGACAAAGACCAAGAGATCGTTCAAGAACACCTCCAAGACCAAGAGTACCTCCAAGAGATCCCTCACCGAGTCCGATTAGATCATCGGTTAGAGAGATGGCGGAGAGACCTATTCAGGAGTTCTCTAGACCTTCCATGGTTAACACGGCATCATGCTTGGTACTTCCGGTTAGAGAGGTGGACTTTGAGATCAAGCCACAACAATTGAGCATCTTACCTATTTTCCGTGGGATGCCATCCGAGAAGGCCATCAACCACATGCAAGACTTTGAGGCGATTGTGAGCACT encodes the following:
- the LOC133724393 gene encoding uncharacterized protein LOC133724393 translates to MSQQQAKSRGWAAFDLKQRQKKGLEPQIDKDPFPPIAPTITSLHPCENALRNNEVPSKPFSSVFLSSAHVVSLAENRDGKRSLLDGNSSRKHTSMEDQRSSIKKIKDLYSWADDSLVEDIMAAVDNDITKASNLLKTMVSPSRSEENKETNISKIDSSSDASLSDKTRDKSFPSESAADIAGLSSTIEKCLKENNIEWLNDNDLYGPKLSNGTGNVKLTTGSLESVPIEPEWEEDDVYLRIRKDALRMMRSASQHSKAATNAFVRGDHYSAQQYSIKAREEWLAAECLNNKAAKEILSIRNSKNDVWKLDLHGLHASEAIHALQEHLEKIERKILSNDLVSPNRVNMESNIKRSSVESFSCMDTEKLDQLQASSRQRPTSLQVITGIGNHSRGHAALPTAVRSFLSENGYRFEELRPGVITVRPKFRHR